ACCGGCGCGGAATATATCCGTCATTTTTCCGTTTCTCTGTATTAAATTGAAATTTCGTAAGTTTGAATAATGAAACTCAGGGCAGAAAATATAGTTAAGCGTTACAAGTCGCGCACAGTCGTGAAAGAAGTGTCCTTTGAAGTAAATCAGGGCGAGATTGTAGGATTGCTTGGTCCCAACGGTGCCGGCAAAACCACTTCCTTTTACATGGTTGTGGGTCTCATAAAACCCAATGAAGGCAAAGTGTTTCTCGATGCTGAAGATATTACGGAATTACCGATGTATCGCAGGGCGCAGAAAGGAATTGGTTATCTGGCCCAGGAAGCCAGCGTTTTTCGCAAACTCAGTGTTGAAGATAATATTAAGTCGGTTCTGGAATTCACCAAATTATCCAAACAAGACCAGAATGAAAAAGTTGAAAAACTGCTTGATGAATTTGGTCTTCAGAAAATCCGCAAAAGCAAAGGAATTCAGTTAAGTGGCGGTGAACGCCGGCGTACAGAGATTGCAAGAGCTCTGGCAGTAGATCCGCATTTCATCCTGCTGGATGAACCCTTTGCAGGGGTTGACCCGATTGCTGTTGAAGACATTCAGGAAATTGTTTCAAAGCTGCGCGATAAAAATATTGGCATATTGATTACCGACCACAATGTGCATGAAACCTTAACAATCACCGATCGGGCGTATTTACTGTTTGAAGGATCCATCATAAAGGCAGGCTCAGCGCAGGAACTGGCCGATGATGAATATGTACGCAAAGTATATCTTGGTAAAAATTTCGAGTTGCGTCAAACTGTGAAATAATGCGCGATATGCGAATTCTGTTTTTCTGTTTTGTGATGTTTGTGGCTATTTCTGCTAATTCGCAAACGAAAAATTACGCTGTTGTTTTGCATGGTGGCGCCGGCAATTTTGATTCAAAGACCTTCGCGCCAGCACAGAAAAACAACTATGACCATTTTTTTGAAAAGGTTCTTTCAATGGCCGACAGCATGGCGCAGGCCGGCGATTCGGCGATGAATATAGTTGTCGCTGTCATTACGAAAATGGAAGATAGCCCCATGTTCAATGCAGGACGGGGCGCGGTTCTTACCGAAGAAGGCATTGCTGAACTCGATGCTTCGGTGATGGATGGTACAACATTGAAAGCAGGTGCTGTTGCGGGCGTACGAACAATCAGAAATCCGATATTGGCGGCGCTGAAAGTGATGACAAATTCACAGCATGTGTTTCTGGCTGGTCGCGGAGCGGAACAATTTGCAGCGCAGCAGGGACTCGAAATGGTAGACAGCAGCTATTTTGTGACTGACGAAATGAAAAGAAAATTTGAAAAAATAAAAGCTGATAAAAACGGAACCGTGGGTTGTGTGGTGCGCGACATCTATGGAAACATCTGCGCTGGCACCAGCACCGGAGGGATGATGATGAAGAAATGGGGCCGCATCGGTGACAGCCCTGTGATTGGCGCGGGCACTTATGCCGACAGCCGCTATGCGGGAATTTCGTGCACCGGACACGGTGAATATTTTATCCGATATGCTGTTGCCTATGATATTGTTGCCCGCATGAAATATGGCGGACAGACACTTAAAGAGGCCATACATGATGTTTTGTTCGAAGTGCTTCTGCCCGCTGGAGGCACGGGTGGCATGATCGGAATTGATGCAGCCGGAAACATTGTTGTTGATTTCAACACCACCGGCATGTTTCGTGCTTCGACCACCCAGAGCGGGGTGCATGAGATTGAATATTGATCTATTTCACGAAATATTCATCTAGGACTGTCTGAATTACTGCATATGTTTTAGCATGCTTATTATCCCCAGGTTAACAATAATACAGTCAGTAAAAAGATGTTAAATATAATAAGTAGTCCTGATATTGCAATTCCAATGATCGCGAAGACTTTATTTTTGAATTTATCAGGATTTTTTTTTGTTTTGTTCAGACCTATAATCCCCAGTATTAGTGCTGGAATTGCAGCAAAATATATAAAAAGAATGATAAAGCCATTCAGAAATACAGCAAAAACAGAAGCCAGTGCTAGCGCGAAGCTGACAATGCTTGCCCAATGTGTTTTTGGAGGATCCTCTGCGTGGCTTGCAGGCAAAGTAGAGATATTGTGACGGATGGCTTTTTTGAAATCAGAAGTTTTGATTTCAGTTGGAAGGGTTATCGGATTATTGCAGCAAGAAATCATTTCGCCGTTTTGTGATTCAGCATATTTTGTTGTTGAATCGGATGTGTTGATTCCACTGATTTCAGAAAGGCCAAAAATTTTTGTTTTCTCATCAAATGGTGAATTAGTACAAATATCTTCATGATTAATATTTGGCTTTTCTACTTGGTGTTCAGTGTCACGACCAGAAATCAGAGAGTATCCGTTTCTGTAAATTCATTTATCAATCTGGCATGCAGACAGGGAAATCAAAAAGCATATGAATATGAATTTTTTAATTTTCATGATTTTTACATTTCAAATTCAATGAGTTTAAAGAAGTATTTTCCTCTGGAAGAATTGTACGACAGCCACAATTCATCCATTGTAAGTCTTGTTATTTGAAATTCGGGTGAGGTTGGAATGCACATGGGATATATCCCAATTGTGTCTCCAGACGGGAAATAGGGGTTATACCCGTTCAGATTCAGCACGAGATTGGTGTTTGACTCATTCAGACTGAAATCAGACCACATGGAAAAACAGGAAGATGTATCTGAAGGGTATAGCTTCCCTTTAACCGTTAAAGCGTTTTCAATGAGGCGTGTATCCGAATAGTCGTTAAACCGGAAAACCCAATCGCAGCTGTCTTTCCATTGTTGAGTTATGTCAATGCCATTTCTTGTAAGAGAAACGATTTCATACCATCCCTGAATCCGGAAATTGGCATTTCTGAAACTGATCCCGGGTCCATCTTCATACTTGCCACACCCGCTCAGAATCAGAAGAATGCCAAGAAATGCCAAAACTTTGTATTTCATAAATTCAGGAATTATTTCGCTGCAGATGTTTGTTTCTTTTACAAAATTAAAAGATTATTTTAAACACTTGTAAATTGCTGATTGTCAAATTTTAACATTTTCGAGGAATTGTGCTGTTAACCAAATGCAACCTTCGAAAATTGCTTTAATCCGATTTAAAAATAAAATTCAACGGATGTATACATTAAATTTGCATATTCTGTTTTATCATATAACAGTCAAAGCAGTCTAATGCCTTATGCGTCGGCTTGGAAAATTTATATTGTTTGTTTTGATGTCTGTTGCTGGATTTTATTCAGTGGCACAATGCCCGGTGAATGCATGGTTTACCTGGGACCGACTATGCAACAACAGCATGATTCATTTTACCGACAGCAGTTTCTTGACCGGCGTTGGCCAGATCGTTGATTGGCAATGGGATTTCGGCGATGCTTCGCCCGGCAGCGGCAATCAGAATCCAAACCACAATTTTCCCGGCAGTGGTTCCTATAATGTTTCGCTTACTGTTACGGATTCTTCAGGCTGCACCGATGTTGTGACTTTGCCTGTGGTGGTCGATCCGCTTCCCGTGGCTCAGTTTACATTCAATCCGAACAATTTTTGCTCGGGTAGCTCAACCAATTTTGCCTTTACAGGCAGTGGCAACGGGTTAACCTATGCGTGGAATTTTGGCGATGGCCAGACTTCTGTGCTTCAGAATCCTTCTCATGTGTACACATCTTTTGGTTGTGGCACGCAGAATTTCAATGTAACACTAACTGTCACTGATGACAATGGTTGTACCTCGACAATCTCGCATCAGGTCTCAGTTCTACAGCAGCCCAATGTATTTTATTTTGAACCCAATGGTTTTGTGTTTTGCCATACAGATACGTCATCGATTTCCGATACGCTGCATGTGTTTAACTTCTCTCCGGATGCGGGCTGCATAAGTTCATATTCCATCAACTGGGGAGATGGATCGCCGGTGTCGTCTGCACCACCTGCGCTGTTCGACGGTACCAATGCACTTGATCATGTTTACACCGATATCGGTTATTATGTGGTAACTATCACTGCAGTTGGTGCAAATGGCTGCCAGACTGTTTATACAGATACAGCTACCGTTGAAAGCAATCCGGTTGCATCTCTTATTGGACCACCGGTTGGCAGCAATGTTGGCTGTGCGCCGATCAATGTTTGTGTGGTAAACATGAGTCAAAACATTTCAGCTTCTACTCTGATGACCATAACCTGGGGTGATGGCGTCACGGAAGCGTTACCAATCTCCTCGGTCGGTCAAACCATTTGTCATAATTATCTGATTTCCGGATGCTCTGCCGGCTCCATGACCAATTATGCCATCACGCTGACTGCTCAGAATGTTTGCGATTTCTCGCAGTCGTCGTGGTCGCCTGTGCGCGTGTATGAGCCGCCGGAAGCAATGATCAACATTGTGGACGATTCGGTATGTGTTGGAGAAAACGCTGTGTTTGTAAATGTTTCGCAGCCCAATCTGTGCGCAGCGACTTCAGCTACATGGTACACCTGGGATTTTGGCGATGGCACCACACTCGGTCCAACGCTGGTTCCATCCGGAATGAATCCGCAGCAAACCATTTCGCACGCTTATGGAGATACAGGTGTTTATGTTGTTACATTGACAGCCAACAACAGCTCGGTGAATGGTTGTGGGATGACTTCGTTTCAGGATCTGGTGTATGTAAGTCAGACCTACGCGCAGTTTTCGTATGACACTGTTTGCTTCGGCGGGCCTACTCATTTTATTGATTCCAGCTGGGCGCTGAGTTCTTCCATCGATACATGGAACTGGAGTTTCGGTGATGGTGGAAGCAGCACTGTGCAGAATCCAAATTACACCTATACCAACTGGGGCGATTTTACAGCGTCCCTGACTGTTACTTCCGATGCGGGTTGCATGGCTGCCATGACGCATCTGGTTCATGTTGATACCCTGCCGTATGTCGATTTTGCATGGGATACAGTGTGCGTAGGTGATCCGACCAATTTCACCAATCTGTCCTACGGCCGCGGATCGCCGATTATTGATTACTATTGGAATTTTGGTGACGGCAACACTTCCACGCTGGAAAATCCGGGTCATACGTTTGCTTCTGCAGGAAATTTTACGGTTACGCTTACTGTTACAGATGCGCATGGATGTGTGAATTCAATCTCATATTCTGTTCCGGTAAGTCCGCCACCTATTGCTGATTTTGAAGCTGATACGGCCTGTGTTGGTTCTGCAACTGTTTTTTCAGACCAGTCCGTGGCTCCCTTCGGATCCATTGTCAGCTGGAACTGGGATTTCGGTGACGGCACCGGAACTTCAACGTCTCAGAACCCAACATATATCTATGCTGATACCGGAAACTATTTTGTGACATTAATTGTTGAAACCAATATTGGATGTATTGATACAATTGCGCTTCCGGCGTACGTTGCGCCGATTCCGCTGGCTGATTTTAATTTCGATGTGGTGTGCGCAGGCAATCCAACTTCATTTACAGATGCATCGCAAACCTATGGCTGGCCCATCGCTTCATGGCAGTGGAGTTTTGGTGACGGGAATATTTCCACTCAGCAAAATCCAACACATACCTACGCGGGTCCCGGCCAATACACGGTTTCGCTCATTGTTGCCAATCAGTTCGGATGCAGCGACACCGTGACGCATGTTGTTCCGGTTGATTCAATCCCTGATGCAGCCTTTGCTGCAAACAATGCGTGTTTAAATCAGAGCATAAGTTTTATTGATAATTCTGTCGCACATGGCAGCGCGATTGTCGGCTGGGACTGGGATTTCGGCGATGGTAATTCTTCTGCGCTACAGAATCCAACACATCTTTATGCGGCCGCAGGGACTTACAATGTCTCCTTAATAATTACTTCAGCAAGTGGCTGCTTGGATTCTATTACTCTTCCGGTTACTGTCTATCCGCTTCCTGTGGCCGGATTTACGCTTGTTTCGGCCTGTGAAGGCGATCCTGTAAATTTTACGGATACTTCTGTTGCAAACGGCGGTGTCATTGTTTCCTGGGACTGGGATTTCGGCGATGGCATTGGCACTTCAACGGTTCAGAATCCGCAGTATTTTTATGCTGACACGGGAACATTCAATGTTTCACTTATTGTTATCAACAGCAATGGTTGCAGCAACACTGTGACAAATCCGGTAAATTATTTTCCGCGTCCAACGGCTGAATTTGCGCATGATACAAGCTGTGCGGGTCAACCAATTACATTTACTGATGCTTCATCAGGAAACGGCGGCACGATTGTCAGCTGGGACTGGGACTTCGGTGACGGCAATTTTTCCACACAACAGAATCCAATACATCCGTACGCTTCTTCAGGATCTTTTTTAGTAACGCTGATCGTTACAAGCAGTTCCGGCTGTGCTGATACTGTTCAGCATGCAGTTGTCGCGGACTCGCTTCCTGAGCCCTTGTTCAGCGCTCCTCCGGTGTGTTTTAACGAGACGACAATTTTCAATGATCAGAGTATAGCACATGGATCGCCCATTAACAGCTGGTTTTGGGATTTTGGTGATGGCAATTCTTCTGTTCTTCAAAATCCGGTACATCTGTACGGCGCACCGGGAACGTATTCTGTAACACTGGTTGTGGAAAACACAAATGGTTGTCGCGACACACTTGTTCAAAATGTTATTGTTTATGCGCTTCCTGTGGCTTCGTTCTCTTATTCCGGAACCTGTTTGAACAGGGACATTAATTTTACTGATTCTTCCAGTCCCGGAAGTGGGGCGTTGAATTCATGGGACTGGAATTTTGGCGATGGAACAGGAAGTTCAGTCATTCAGAATCCAATATATCAGTATGCGGTTATTGACAGTTTTCTTGTTACAATGATCGTTGCGGATCAGTATGGCTGCGCTGATACAACATCGGACAGTATTCGCGTAAGCCCGCTCCCTGTCTCAGGTTTCATGGCCGATTCAGTTTGTCTGGGATTGCCGACGCATTTCACCGACACGTCACAACATTTCGGATTCGTAATCAATTTCTGGGAGTATGATTTCGGCGACGGAACATCTTCGAATCTTCAGAATCCTGATCACATCTATGCTGCAGCAGGAACATATACGGTGCAGCTGATTGTCGGAAACACCAGCAGTTGCTATGATACCATACAACAGACCGTGTTTGTGAAACCCTCTCCTCAGGCGCAGTTTGCATTTACAAATGTTTGTTTCGGAGAGACCATGAATTTTTCCGACAACAGTATTTCCAATGCAATGGCAATGCTTAGCTGGGACTGGGATTTCGGCGACGGAAACAACGCTGTTGTTCAAAATACGCTGAACAATTATACCGCTTCCGGCACTTATCCGGTTGAACTGATAGTGATGAATTCATGGAATTGTTCAGATACGCTCACGCAGAATGTGACAGTCTATGCCTTGCCTGAAGCAGGATTCATGTCGAGTGTTGCCTGTATTGGCTTCCCGACTTCGTTTGTAGACACATCAAATGCGGGAAGTGGAATAATAAACAGCTGGGACTGGGATTTTGGAGAATCCGGCGCAACGGCAGCAATGCAGAATCCAACGTACACTTATGTGAGTGGCGGAACAAATTATTTGGTAACGCTTATAGTCGAAGACCAATATGGGTGCGCTGATACAGCAATCCTTAATATTTCGCTGCATCCTCAGCCTGTAGTTGATTTTTCGGCAACGACTGCTTGCTCGGGCTCATCCACCAGTTTCACCGACCTTTCAGTTCCTGCTGCAGGTGTGATGAATTCGTGGAACTGGGATTTCGGGGATGCAAGTTTTTCAAACACCCAAAATCCGCAGCACACTTATGCTCCGGCTGCCATCATTCAGAATTTTACAGTTACTTTAATTGCTTCTGACAACAATGGCTGTCCCGATACGGTGAGCCATGTTGTAACCGTAAATCCCCGGCCAACAGCGGCTTTCAGCGCTGATACAGCGTGTGTAGGCAATGCCACCGCATTTACTGATTTATCGTTGCAAACCGCGGGAATTATTAATTCCTGGAATTGGGATTTCGGTGATGGCGCAGGAACTTCATTCAATCAGAACCCTCAATACACTTATGCTTCATCGGGTGTGCCGCAGATTTTCAACACGGCGTTGATGATTGAAGATGCCAATGGATGCCGCGATACGGTGATTCATCCGGTGCTTGTGAATCCGTTGCCCGTTGTAAATTTTGCTGCTAATGCGGCCTGCACGGGTTCGGGTTCTGTTTTCACCGACAGCTCTTTCAGCAATGGTGGAGCTCTGAATGGCTGGTCATGGGATTTTGGCGATGGCAGTGGAACTTCGTCAATGCAGAATCCGGCATACACCTATGCGACTGTGCTGATTCCAACCAACTACAATGTTAATCTTGAAGCAACTGACATCAATGGTTGTGCTCATGATACAACGATTCAGATTGTAGTGAATCCTTTGCCCATTGCAGCCTTCAACTCTATTTCTGCATGCTCTGGCTTCCCGGGCCAGTTCAGCGATGCTTCAACCAGCACCGGAGGAAATATTACGAACTGGGACTGGGATTTTGGCGATGGTGCGGGAACTGCTGTTGTTCAGAATCCGGCTTATCAATATGCAACAACAGCATCAGTGACGACTTACAATGTTGTGTTGTGGGTGACCGATCAGAATGGTTGTGAAGACAGTGTCACCATGCCTGCGACGATTTATCCATCACCTGTTGCAGACTTTGTTTCAGACAGTGTTTGTTCGGGATCGGCTTCGCAGTTTACCGATGCATCAACGTCCATTGGCGGTGCCATTACCGCATGGAGCTGGGATTTCGGTGATGGCACAGGAACTTCCGCTTTGCAAAGTCCATCATACAATTACGCTGCAGTGCTTAATACGACTACATATCCGGTGACACTGATTGTTGAAAATGTAAATGGTTGTTTTGACACACTTACTCAAACTGCGCTCGTGTGGCCAAATCCCGTGGTTGACTTTCATTCGGATATTGCATGCATGGGGTCGACGACCAATTTTTATGACGATACTTATTCCAATGGCGGTGCACTTCAAAGCTGGCTCTGGGACTTCGGCGACGGAACCGGAACAGCATCGCAGCAATATCCGGATTATCAGTACAGCAACTCGGGATACTATAATGTAACACTTGACGTGACCGATGTCAATCAGTGTGTATCGTCTGCGACAGAAACCATTGTTGTGGATTCGCTGCCGATTCCGGATTTCACCTACACACTTTCCTGTACGCAGGGCATTGTATATTTCACCAATGCCTCGCAAGGCAATGGAAGCACTATTGTAGGATATATGTGGGATTTTGATGATCTCAGCATGTCGGGTCAGACCAGCCCGGCTCATTATTATTTTGCAACCGGCACCTTTGACGTGACATTGTACGTGTACAATGATCGTGGTTGTTCGGACTCACTGATGGTACCCGTGACCATTCAACCGGGCCTGGACTGGGATTTCGCGGCAACGCAGGAATGTGTTGGCGAAGCAACCGCGTTCACTGATTTCAATCTCAATCCGAATGTACCAGCTGTTGCGTGGTTCTGGAATTTCGGCGATGGCACTTCTTCGACATTAGAAGATCCGATGCATCTGTATCCTGTTTCAGGCACATACAATGTTTTACTAACGGTAACCGATGCAGCTGGTTGTACATTTTCAGTGTTGCATAATGTTATAGTCAATCCAGGACCTGTGGCTGATTTCAGTGCAACTGTTGTTACTCAGGGCAACCCAACTTCTTTTACCGACCAGTCAACAACAATGCTTGGAACAATCATTTCATGGAATTGGGATTTTGATGACGGCAATATATCAACTCTTCAGAACCCGCTTCACACCTATGCTGCGCCGGGAATATACAATGTGACATTGATTGTATTTAATAATTTTGGATGCTCTGATACAACTTCAATTCCGGTGACTGTTTTACCATTGGTCGATGCTGATTTTATTGCAGATACCGTATGTGCACAAACGCCAATGACCTTTGCAGATATGTCTGTGACTGGCGCCGGCTCCATCAACTACTGGTACTGGGCTTTTGGTGATGGCTACAGTTCAGCGTTGCAGAATCCGCAGCACACTTATTATAATTCAGGATTTTTTACAGTAACACTGATTGCAACCAATACGGCAGGAATTTCGGACACCACCACACACCAGGTACTTGTACTTGAAGCACCGACTGCAGAATTTTTATCCACTTCGATATGTCAGGGAAATGCCACCGCATTCATGAATCAGAGCAGCGGTACTACCAGTAATGTCATTGGCTGGACATGGAATCTTGGTGACGGAAACACCAATTATACTCCAAGTTTCAATCATGTTTATGATTCAGCCGGATCGTATAATGTTTCGCTTATTGCCGTGAATACCCTGGGTTGCCGCGATACGGTTTCACATCCTGTGAATGTGTGGGAGTTGCCGCAGGTGAATATTTCCGCTACACCACAAGAAGGATGTCTTCCGCTTGATGTGGTCTTTACTGATCTGACAACGGTGGGCGATGGTACCATCACATCGTGGCTCTGGCAATTTGGCGATGGCTATACTTCGGTATCGGCGGGTGGGACCTTCCATGAATACACGTCGCAGGGTATGTTCAGTGTTACGTTGACGGTTACCAGTAATCATGGTTGTACTTCGACACAATCCTTTCCGAATTACATTCAGGCATATCCGAATCCGATTGCATCATTCTATTATTTTCCAACAAATCCAAGCCTGAGCAATCCGGGCGTGAATATGGTAGACGTCAGTGTTGGTGCGAGTAGTTGGAGCTGGGATTTTGGCGATGGTGAGAGTTCAACAGAGCAAAATCTAATGCATGAATTTGCAGATCATGGAAATTTTAGCATCACACTGGTTGCCGGAAATAGCTTTGGATGCTATGATACGACATCGTTGCCGATTCATGTTGCTGCTGATGAATTGTTCTACATTCCGAATGCTATTACGCCCAATGGCGATGGCCGCAACGACTGGTTTATGCCTTTCGGCGCGGGATGGTCGGTTGAGAATTATGAAATGAGAATTTATAATCGCTGGGGACAAAATATTTTTGTAACGACTGACATCAATCATGCATGGGATGGTACTGCAGAAGATACAGGAAAGCCTGTTCCTACGGGCGTTTACGTGTGGAAAATATGGTATGTTGATCTGGACGGTAAGACACAAAACCTGATCGGACGGGTAACGGTGACCTATTGATATAAGATTTGAGATTTTATTTTTATCTGCGATTTTTGAATGACGTTTCAGAGCCGCGAAGTATTGTGACTGAGTCGGTGCAAAATGAAATGATTTTACGATTGTTTATTTGTGCGGATAATATACAACCCCGCGAAAAGCGCTCCTACAGCAGAGAACAGGTGCCACAGCCAGTGAACACCCTGCGACATGGGCTGTATTGGATTGTCGTCATATAAACGAAAAAACAATGATAAGGCCAGGAAAATCACGGCCGCCATTAAATGTCCGATGGCGTGCCAGTTTGAACGCCAGGCGTAGAGCAGTGCCGGAACAAAAATGACGACACCGACAATAAAATAGCCAATATTTATTGCCTGCTGAATCGGCAGCGTGTTGAAAAAATATCCTCTGATTATACCTGATGAAACGATGATGATGAGCGGCATATACCAGTTTTTAAAAAGTCGCTGCATGAAGAAAAATGCAACACCGAGCGATAATAAAAACATAGGTAAAACATCGAGGGCCATGAGCCAGCGCTCGCTCCGGAATGCGTGATAGAGCGTGCTGCCAATACCACCGGTAAATAAAGGCGGCAGCGTGAAAAAAATTACGAACCCTTGTTTCTTATATTGTCCTCGTAAAACAATCAGAAAGTAAATGACAGGAATTAGAAACAGAAGTGATGAAAATGCGTTCCAGGGCTCAGTAATGAAGCGATCGGGTTGTGTTTCATGATAGATCGGGCCACCGTCTGTGACAAATGAATAATCAATATCCGGTCTTTTTGCCATCAGTGAATGCCTGTGTAATTCTCAGGTGTAAGCGCCTTCAGTTCTTTCTTAACAGCAGCACTAACTTTCAGTGTGTCGATAAACTTATGCAGGCTATCGCGCGTCACGTGCTCGTTTCCGCGTGTCATATTTTTTAGGGCATTGTATGGATCCGGATATTTTTCTCTGCGCAGAATGGTTTGAATTGGTTCGGCCAGCACCGCCCAGTTGAGATCAAGATCGCTGCTGATTTTTTCGGGATTGACCAGCAATTTTCCCATGCCTTTCTGAAGCGATTTGAATGATATAAGCATGTGTGCAAGCGGCACTCCGATGTTTCTGATTACCGTTGAATCTGTGAGATCGCGCTGCAGCCTCGATATGGGGAGCTTTTCGGAAAAATGTCGCAGCAGCGAATTAGCTATACCCAAGTTTCCTTCGGCATTTTCAAAGTCGATCGGATTCACTTTATGTGGCATGGCCGAAGAACCAACTTCATCTTTTTTTACTTTCTGCTTGAAATATTCAATCATCACATACATCCAGATGTCGCGCGAGTAGTCAATCAGAATGGTGTTGATGGCTGCAAGGACACTGAACGTGTTGGACATGATGTCGTAATGCTCAATCTGCGTCGTTGTTTGCTGTCGGATAAGGCCCAGGTTGTTTTTCAGAAAGTTATTGGCAAACTTCACCCAATCGGTTTTAGGAAACGCAGCATGATGGGCATTGAAGTTTCCGGTAGCGCCTCCGAATTTTCCACTGGCAGGAATTTTTTTGAGCAACGCAAGCTGATTTTCGATGCGTTCTGCAAACACTGCCATTTCTTTTCCAAGAGTAGTAGGTGAAGCCGGCTGCCCGTGCGTGCGTGCAAGCATCGGCAGTTTATTCCATTCTCTTGCTTGAGACTTCAGGTTTTTCAGAATGGTTTCGATTTCAGGGATAACTGCGTTGTTCAGCGAATCGCGCAGCATCATCGGAAAAGCAGTGTTGTTCACATCCTGCGAGGTGAGACCAAAATGAATAAACTCTTTGTATTCCTGAAGTTTTAATTCATCAAATTTTTCGCGCAGGAAATATTCAACCGCTTTTACATCGTGATTCGTTACTTTTTCAATGTCCTTGATCTGCCGGGCATCGCTTTGGCTGAAGTTGTTCACAATGTCGCGGAGAGCTGTAATATTCTTTTCCGACAGTCCTTTAAAGACTGGGAGTTTGAGCGTGTGCAGGATGATGAAATACTCAACTTCAACCAGCACGCGGTATCTGATCAGAGCGAACTCTGAAAAATATTGCTGAAGAATGCGGGTTTTATCGTTGTAGCGACCATCGACCGGTGACACTGCAAACAGGGATGCTTCCATTGGGGGTGGTTTTTTGCAAAAATACAATTTAATGTGCTAATGTGCTAACGTGAATATGCACAACGCGCAACGCCTGGGAGCAGGCTGCTATACTGTCACGGATAACATATCCGCGCCAGTATAGGTGTTTACTGGTCACCGCTGATCACTACTGACCACTGAACTTACAGTTTGCGCTGAACTTCAATTTCGGTGAAAGCTTCGATGATATCGCCTTCTTTCAGGTCGTTGAAATTATTGATGCCGATACCGCAATCCTGACCTGTAAGAACTTCTTTCACGTCGTCTTTGAATCGTTTAAGAGAGGATAGGCCTCCGGTATGAACAACAATTCCGTTGCGAATAAGATGAATCTTGCTGTTGCGGTTAATTTTGCCATCGAGCACC
Above is a window of Bacteroidetes bacterium GWF2_43_63 DNA encoding:
- a CDS encoding adenylosuccinate lyase; amino-acid sequence: MEASLFAVSPVDGRYNDKTRILQQYFSEFALIRYRVLVEVEYFIILHTLKLPVFKGLSEKNITALRDIVNNFSQSDARQIKDIEKVTNHDVKAVEYFLREKFDELKLQEYKEFIHFGLTSQDVNNTAFPMMLRDSLNNAVIPEIETILKNLKSQAREWNKLPMLARTHGQPASPTTLGKEMAVFAERIENQLALLKKIPASGKFGGATGNFNAHHAAFPKTDWVKFANNFLKNNLGLIRQQTTTQIEHYDIMSNTFSVLAAINTILIDYSRDIWMYVMIEYFKQKVKKDEVGSSAMPHKVNPIDFENAEGNLGIANSLLRHFSEKLPISRLQRDLTDSTVIRNIGVPLAHMLISFKSLQKGMGKLLVNPEKISSDLDLNWAVLAEPIQTILRREKYPDPYNALKNMTRGNEHVTRDSLHKFIDTLKVSAAVKKELKALTPENYTGIH
- a CDS encoding LPS export ABC transporter ATP-binding protein encodes the protein MKLRAENIVKRYKSRTVVKEVSFEVNQGEIVGLLGPNGAGKTTSFYMVVGLIKPNEGKVFLDAEDITELPMYRRAQKGIGYLAQEASVFRKLSVEDNIKSVLEFTKLSKQDQNEKVEKLLDEFGLQKIRKSKGIQLSGGERRRTEIARALAVDPHFILLDEPFAGVDPIAVEDIQEIVSKLRDKNIGILITDHNVHETLTITDRAYLLFEGSIIKAGSAQELADDEYVRKVYLGKNFELRQTVK